Proteins from a genomic interval of Tenacibaculum sp. SZ-18:
- a CDS encoding transketolase family protein produces the protein MKKYTYTEKKDTRSGFGDGLTELGKTNPNVVALCADLTGSLKMNEFEKNHPERFFQVGIAEANMMGIAAGLTIGGKIPFTGTFANFSTGRVYDQIRQSIAYSHKNVKICASHAGLTLGEDGATHQILEDIGLMKMLPGMTVINTCDYNQTKAATIAIAEHDGPVYLRFGRPKVPVFMPEDQKFEIGKAIKLTEGSDVTIVATGHLVWESLLAAEKLEEEGISAEVINIHTIKPLDEEAILGSVAKTKCIVTAEEHNKFGGLGESVARCLTQNAPTPQEFVAVNDSFGESATPAELMKKYKINNEAVIEAVKNVLKRK, from the coding sequence ATGAAAAAATATACATACACAGAAAAAAAAGACACTCGATCTGGTTTTGGAGATGGTTTAACTGAATTAGGAAAAACAAATCCTAATGTAGTTGCTTTATGTGCTGACTTAACAGGTTCATTAAAAATGAATGAATTTGAAAAGAACCATCCAGAACGTTTTTTTCAAGTAGGAATTGCTGAAGCAAATATGATGGGTATTGCTGCTGGTTTAACTATTGGTGGTAAAATTCCTTTTACAGGAACTTTCGCTAATTTTTCTACTGGACGTGTTTATGATCAAATTCGTCAATCAATTGCATACTCTCATAAAAATGTGAAAATTTGTGCATCGCACGCAGGTTTAACTTTGGGAGAAGACGGTGCAACACACCAAATATTAGAAGATATTGGTTTGATGAAAATGTTACCAGGAATGACAGTAATCAATACTTGTGATTACAATCAAACGAAAGCAGCAACTATAGCTATTGCCGAACATGATGGCCCTGTATACCTTCGTTTTGGTAGACCAAAAGTTCCTGTATTCATGCCAGAAGATCAAAAATTTGAAATTGGTAAGGCTATTAAATTAACCGAAGGATCTGACGTTACAATTGTCGCAACTGGACACTTAGTATGGGAATCTTTATTAGCTGCCGAAAAACTAGAAGAGGAAGGAATTTCAGCTGAAGTTATTAATATTCATACAATTAAGCCATTGGACGAAGAAGCTATTCTAGGGTCTGTAGCTAAAACTAAATGTATTGTAACTGCCGAAGAACATAATAAATTTGGTGGACTTGGAGAAAGTGTAGCTCGTTGTTTAACTCAAAACGCCCCTACTCCACAAGAGTTTGTCGCGGTAAATGATAGTTTTGGTGAATCTGCAACACCAGCTGAATTAATGAAAAAGTATAAAATAAACAATGAAGCTGTTATAGAAGCAGTTAAGAATGTTTTGAAAAGGAAATAA
- a CDS encoding shikimate kinase yields the protein MRIVLLGYMASGKSTIGKVLAEKLNLLFIDLDDYIENKFQKSISDIFNDEGEIFFRLQEHEAIKEILAKQDEFILSLGGGSPCYAGNMDLINSHEDVKSVYIKLSVNTIYNRLIAEKDHRPIVSKIPTDELEEFIAKHLFERSFFYEQAKIKLLTNNKSVKKTIEELEMLLL from the coding sequence ATGAGGATTGTTTTATTAGGATATATGGCTAGTGGTAAGTCAACTATAGGTAAAGTTTTGGCTGAAAAACTGAATTTATTATTTATTGATTTGGATGATTACATTGAAAATAAGTTTCAAAAGAGCATAAGTGACATATTTAATGATGAAGGAGAGATTTTCTTCAGACTTCAAGAACATGAAGCTATTAAGGAAATTTTAGCTAAACAAGATGAATTTATTTTGTCGCTTGGAGGGGGATCACCTTGCTATGCAGGAAATATGGATTTAATCAATAGTCATGAAGATGTGAAATCTGTTTACATAAAGTTATCTGTAAATACTATTTATAACAGGCTTATTGCTGAAAAAGATCACAGACCTATTGTTTCTAAAATTCCAACAGATGAATTGGAAGAATTTATAGCTAAGCATTTATTTGAGAGAAGTTTTTTTTATGAGCAAGCAAAAATTAAATTACTCACTAATAACAAAAGTGTAAAAAAAACAATAGAGGAGTTGGAAATGTTACTCCTCTAG
- a CDS encoding FKBP-type peptidyl-prolyl cis-trans isomerase, giving the protein MIKFRHLFLIGIISLLTYACGSDGVAPVDDFDFAAQAVRDNDTLVNFFKSHYYDTAEGIVKPLEDGQTALFDDPKLVSQDVEETINDVDIDYKLYSYTIEQGTSSKDFPTVVDSVLVNYSGRRILNGSTLNDTDFDSNNNLWFVLGAGVIRGWTYGIPNIKCGINVTLPNEPLTFTGTGKIILFIPSGLAYRNAGRGTILPNESLLFYVELNDIVENTDSDLDGVANILEDIDGDGKPWNDDTDENGIVNFADNDDDGDGVLTRNEDANKDGDPSNDFSDPENPTLPDYLNPNIRVSNE; this is encoded by the coding sequence ATGATAAAATTTAGACATCTTTTTTTAATAGGAATTATTTCACTTTTAACGTATGCTTGCGGAAGTGATGGAGTAGCACCAGTTGATGATTTTGATTTTGCTGCTCAAGCAGTTAGAGATAATGATACTCTTGTAAATTTTTTTAAAAGTCATTATTATGATACTGCTGAAGGGATCGTAAAACCTTTAGAAGACGGTCAGACAGCTCTTTTTGATGATCCTAAATTAGTATCACAAGATGTGGAAGAGACAATTAATGATGTTGATATTGATTATAAATTATATTCCTACACTATTGAACAAGGAACTTCGTCTAAGGATTTTCCAACAGTCGTGGATTCAGTATTAGTTAATTATTCAGGAAGAAGGATATTGAATGGTTCTACCTTAAATGATACTGATTTTGACAGCAACAACAATTTATGGTTTGTATTAGGAGCAGGAGTAATTAGAGGTTGGACTTACGGCATTCCTAATATTAAATGTGGTATTAATGTTACTTTGCCTAATGAACCTTTAACTTTTACTGGAACAGGAAAGATTATATTATTCATTCCATCAGGTTTGGCATATAGAAATGCTGGTAGAGGAACGATTTTACCAAATGAGAGTTTGTTATTTTATGTAGAGTTGAATGATATTGTAGAAAATACAGATTCAGATTTAGACGGAGTTGCGAATATCTTAGAGGATATCGATGGTGACGGAAAACCATGGAACGATGATACCGATGAAAACGGTATCGTTAATTTTGCTGATAATGATGATGACGGAGATGGCGTTTTAACAAGAAATGAAGATGCTAATAAAGATGGGGATCCAAGTAATGATTTTAGTGATCCTGAAAATCCTACATTACCAGATTATTTGAACCCAAATATTCGTGTTTCGAACGAATAG
- a CDS encoding phosphoribosyltransferase family protein, whose protein sequence is MIDTNNIILNNTEISQKIRRIAYQIYEVNYNESELIVAGIADNGYSLAGKIVSIIREISDIQVSLCKVNMDKKNPLGPISTDISSDLYQDKSVILVDDVLHSGTTLIYAIKHFLEVPLKKFKTAVLVNRNHKKYPVKADFKGISFSTSIKEHVVVEFKDDEIIAYLEE, encoded by the coding sequence ATGATAGACACGAACAATATTATTTTAAATAATACCGAGATATCTCAGAAGATACGGAGAATCGCATATCAAATTTATGAAGTAAACTACAATGAGTCTGAATTAATAGTTGCTGGAATAGCTGATAATGGATACTCATTAGCAGGAAAAATTGTTTCCATTATAAGGGAAATATCTGACATTCAGGTTTCTCTATGTAAAGTTAATATGGACAAGAAAAATCCCTTAGGTCCTATTTCAACTGACATTAGTTCAGATTTATACCAGGATAAATCAGTTATTTTAGTTGATGACGTTTTGCATTCAGGGACTACTTTAATATATGCTATCAAACATTTTCTCGAAGTACCTCTTAAAAAGTTTAAGACAGCTGTCTTGGTTAATAGAAACCACAAAAAATACCCTGTAAAAGCTGATTTTAAAGGGATTTCTTTCTCTACTTCTATTAAAGAACATGTTGTAGTTGAATTTAAAGATGACGAAATTATTGCATACCTAGAGGAGTAA
- a CDS encoding RNA-binding S4 domain-containing protein translates to MRIDKYLWCIRLFKTRSIATTACKKGQVKIEENTLKPSREVYGGEIIIVRKNQINYKIKVIDIPESRVGAKLVDLYRKDLTPKEEFEKTELLKFAKDYYRKKGTGRPTKKDRRDIEDYYDTNEEDT, encoded by the coding sequence ATGAGAATAGATAAATATTTATGGTGTATTCGACTTTTTAAAACTAGAAGTATCGCCACAACTGCTTGTAAGAAAGGGCAGGTAAAAATCGAAGAGAACACGTTAAAACCTTCACGAGAAGTATATGGTGGGGAAATTATTATAGTTCGAAAAAATCAAATTAATTATAAGATTAAGGTTATTGATATTCCAGAAAGTCGTGTTGGAGCTAAACTTGTTGATTTATACAGAAAAGATTTAACTCCTAAAGAAGAGTTTGAAAAAACAGAATTATTAAAATTTGCTAAGGACTATTACCGCAAAAAAGGTACTGGAAGACCCACAAAAAAAGACCGAAGAGATATTGAAGATTATTATGATACTAATGAAGAAGATACTTAA
- the smpB gene encoding SsrA-binding protein SmpB, whose protein sequence is MQKNINIQNKKARFEYEILDKYTAGIQLTGTEIKSIRQSKARITESFCEFNERGELFVVNMYIEEYAFGHHYNHNPKSERRLLLNKQELKKLAREVEAKGNTIVPLRLFINQNGWAKLEIALAKGKKTHDKRQSIKDRDSKRDLARLKKSF, encoded by the coding sequence ATGCAAAAAAATATAAATATTCAAAATAAGAAGGCTCGTTTCGAGTACGAAATTTTAGATAAATACACCGCAGGAATTCAACTTACTGGGACTGAAATTAAATCTATTAGACAAAGTAAGGCGCGAATTACTGAAAGCTTTTGTGAATTTAATGAAAGAGGAGAGTTATTTGTAGTCAATATGTATATAGAGGAATATGCATTTGGACATCATTATAACCATAATCCAAAAAGTGAAAGACGTTTATTATTGAATAAACAAGAGCTAAAAAAATTAGCTAGAGAAGTTGAAGCAAAAGGAAATACTATTGTTCCTCTTCGTTTATTTATTAATCAAAATGGTTGGGCTAAATTAGAAATAGCCTTAGCTAAAGGAAAAAAGACGCATGATAAACGTCAATCAATTAAGGACAGAGATAGTAAACGAGATTTGGCACGTCTTAAAAAGAGTTTCTAA
- a CDS encoding porin family protein, protein MKKLILALCLIFGVTQLADAQIHFGIKGGINYNSDSFIDSADNIINGNAEGRTGYHAGIWLRFKLPVVGLYIRPELVYTSLKSEVDFRTATSSQKVGYDFQKIDIPVLLGKKFFKIAYVHIGPSFQYLLDGDLDIDAVSNLKSDGFTLGMQLGGGIELGKFGIDARWERGFSDIESNFISNVAGTQNFDTRVNQIIFGLSYRF, encoded by the coding sequence ATGAAAAAACTAATTTTAGCGTTATGCTTAATCTTCGGTGTTACTCAATTAGCTGACGCACAAATTCATTTTGGTATTAAAGGAGGAATCAATTATAATTCTGATTCCTTTATTGATTCAGCTGATAATATTATCAATGGAAATGCTGAAGGTCGAACTGGTTACCATGCTGGTATTTGGTTGCGTTTTAAACTTCCAGTAGTTGGCTTGTATATTAGACCTGAATTAGTATACACCTCATTAAAAAGTGAAGTAGACTTTAGAACTGCAACAAGTTCTCAAAAAGTTGGATATGATTTCCAAAAAATTGATATTCCTGTATTGTTAGGTAAGAAATTTTTTAAAATCGCTTATGTTCACATTGGCCCATCGTTCCAATATTTATTAGATGGTGATTTAGATATTGATGCAGTATCAAACCTTAAATCTGACGGTTTTACACTTGGTATGCAACTAGGTGGTGGAATTGAACTAGGAAAATTCGGAATTGACGCTCGTTGGGAAAGAGGATTTTCTGATATCGAATCAAATTTCATTTCAAATGTTGCAGGAACACAAAATTTTGATACAAGAGTAAACCAAATTATATTCGGTTTATCATATAGATTTTAA
- a CDS encoding Maf-like protein — MLKEKLAKFNIILASGSPRRQQFFKDLDLNFEIRIKSVDEIYPNHLEGSEITDYIADLKTVPFKDELNTNDLLVTSDTIVWLDNKALGKPKDYHEAFKMIESLSGKSHQVITSVSLKSKNFQKVFNDTATVYFRELTKEEIDYYIKMYQPYDKAGAYGIQEWIGKIGIHKIEGSYFNVMGLPVHKLYKELMNL; from the coding sequence ATGTTAAAAGAAAAGCTAGCCAAGTTTAATATTATTCTTGCATCAGGATCTCCAAGAAGGCAACAATTCTTTAAAGATTTGGATTTGAATTTTGAAATCCGAATAAAAAGCGTAGACGAAATTTACCCAAATCATCTTGAAGGATCGGAAATCACTGATTATATAGCAGATTTAAAAACTGTTCCTTTCAAAGATGAATTAAACACCAATGACTTGCTTGTTACATCTGATACAATTGTTTGGCTAGATAATAAAGCTCTTGGTAAACCTAAAGATTACCATGAAGCTTTTAAGATGATTGAAAGTTTATCAGGAAAATCACATCAGGTAATAACCTCAGTAAGTCTTAAAAGTAAAAATTTTCAAAAAGTATTTAATGATACCGCTACTGTATACTTCAGAGAACTTACAAAAGAAGAAATAGATTATTACATAAAGATGTATCAACCTTATGATAAAGCAGGCGCCTATGGAATTCAGGAATGGATCGGAAAAATAGGTATTCATAAAATTGAAGGAAGCTACTTTAATGTTATGGGATTACCTGTTCATAAATTATATAAAGAATTGATGAATTTATAA